The sequence below is a genomic window from Macadamia integrifolia cultivar HAES 741 chromosome 1, SCU_Mint_v3, whole genome shotgun sequence.
CCACacggtttttctttttcttcttctaacgTTTTCTTGGAAGAGGAGAGAGCCAACATTCTCTGCTGCTTCTCACCCCTCTCTGTTGCTTCTCTCCACTTCCTCACTTTACTGCAAGAGCTAGCAGAAAACTCTCCTCTGATCACTTCAAACcctctcttcccccttctccAGCAAAAACCCGTAAATTCCCTTTGGAAAACTACCCTGTTGCTTCTCTCCACTCCATCACTTTCCCACACGagccctctctttctcttcttatcATTTCTTCATTCTATTTCCCTTATTCATCTCctgctctcttctctctcagCTTGTCTGCAAACAAGCTGGTTGGGAGATTTAGGCTGCAGAAGCACGAACAGTGAAGGTTCGgttctatctctcttcttttgtttatcAGTCTTTGAAGATGAGGCTCTGTTGATTCTGTTGgttctatctctcttcttttgtttttctttctttgtggaTGAAGCTCTGTTGATTATGTTGGTTTAATACCTTGAGATGTCACAGTATAGAAGAGACATATACTATTCTTGCTGAATTGGACAGCTGAAGGAGGGAAAGCTGCACACTTTATGAGCATATCACATTTTCACCTTCAATCACAAGACTCATTGTAGAGAAAAGGACTTTCAAGAGATAACAAGGTAAGACAGACATCctcttttcttcattccttGCTTTTCTCTAACAGTGAGGGATTTGATGAAGGATCCAGCTTTCCcctttagggaaaaagaaatttttaatttCCTACTCTATCGTCACTTGTGAGTTGTGGCTTGATTTGCAAAACATTCATCTCCAGAAAACAAGTATTTGTTTTGTGTAATGAAGTATAGAACTATTACTACGGAAATGCAACTCTGTCTctgtattcatgaagaaggccAACTCTGTCTCTGTATTCATTATGAAGGCCAATTGGTTAACCATATTAATATATAACTCCTTGATATATCTGAAAGTTCAGTTCTCTTCCCTGCTCTGATCATTGTTTAGAATATCATGTAAGAgtattctaaaaataagtgagtAATGTTTTTCATCTCCTTAAGGCATAAGTTACCAAAGGATTACCTTTGCAAGCTACTAGATCATTAATTGGAACCTTCAAATTCATCAGCCGTTATCCAAAGAGATATTAACACGGCTGTAAAAAAGTAGCCCAAATCAACATGATGAGATGGAAGTTTAATCTTGAGCTATTTTCTAGAAGAGTAGGCGTGGTGTTAATAAGAAGGCATTCCCAACAGTTGACTTCACTCCAAAGCACATTGGTTTGCAGATTTTAAGCATTGTTTTGAGACTCTCAATGTCATTGTATTGTGATTTCTTATTTGTACTTATTTTTCAGTAGGAAATGAGTTGGTCGTTGAGTGATAGTTTTTTTGTGAGCTCAAAGTTAGAGGTCTTCTCAGTAGACCTCTTTTCCGAACCATTAGAATTGACACAGAGCGATGCTGTAATCTACGATGGGCCGGAGGGTGATGATTTCAAGAGGTTCTTACGTTCTAAGAACATTCGAGTAAATCGTCAGGGAAAGGCTATTATACGCGTCCAAAAGCATGACGGCGATGGTGAAATCCTTGAATGTCACTATGATACCTTCGTTCTAGAAACAGTGGTTCCATTGGGCCCTTTCGGTTTTCCAAACATACCATTACCGAAGCCACAAGTGGTGAACGAATTGCAAAGCCTCCTGGACAATACAAACGCTGAATTGGTGAAGAAGAATGATGAGCTTAATGAGTCACAAAGTCTCTTGTACAGtaccaaggctgaattggagaagaagaatgatgcgCTTCATGAATCGCAAAGCCTCCTAGACATTACCAAAGCTGAATTGGTGAAGAAAAATGATGCACTTAAAGAATTGCAAAGCCTCTTGGACAATACCAAGGCTGATTTGGCAAAAAAGAATGATGCGCTTAATGAGTTAATGAAGCGAAAGATTGATTGTGCTTTATCGGATTTTCTatagagattttttttgttttttatttttttttgtttttttactgTCTTGttaattaaaatcataaaaatgatTGACCAGTACAGCTTGAATTGAATGGTTGCACTATTGTTTACTTAGCTTGGATAGTACCTCTATGCATGCCCATCCTCCTGGTTGAATATATGAAAATAAGGGCAAGAGATTGCTGCTTGGTCG
It includes:
- the LOC122075290 gene encoding uncharacterized protein LOC122075290 — encoded protein: MSWSLSDSFFVSSKLEVFSVDLFSEPLELTQSDAVIYDGPEGDDFKRFLRSKNIRVNRQGKAIIRVQKHDGDGEILECHYDTFVLETVVPLGPFGFPNIPLPKPQVVNELQSLLDNTNAELVKKNDELNESQSLLYSTKAELEKKNDALHESQSLLDITKAELVKKNDALKELQSLLDNTKADLAKKNDALNELMKRKIDCALSDFL